A window of Armatimonadota bacterium genomic DNA:
CCGCATGCCTGCGTAAATCCGGCGCCCAACTCAAAGGTGCGAACCCTCAGTCTGAAAGGCTCGACAAAGACAGCCTCGTGCGCGTTGGCCTGGTGTTCGCGCGCTTTCACCGGCGCTTCCGTTTCAAAATCAGCGCGATGTTCCAGCCAGACCCAATGCAGATTGCCGACCTTTGCCAGCCAGCCGTCCTCCCGCCTTTCGACTGTCGGCAGCCCCATGTCGACGCGAAACTGCCCGTCGCGCTCCTCGACGGCATAGACGCCCGATTCCGTTTCGACTCGCCAGACCGGACCCTCGGCCAATCGCCATGTCTTGGCCGCCAGCGCCGCGCAACGGATGCCGTTGCCGCACATCAGCGCGGTCGTGCCGTCGCTGTTGTGGACCGTCATCTTAAAGTCCGCCTTGTCCGAAGGCGAGAGAGTCAGCAGTCCGTCCGCGCCAATGCCAAGCTGACGATGGCACGCCGCACGGGCA
This region includes:
- the dapF gene encoding diaminopimelate epimerase, producing the protein MRFAKAHGLGNDFILVESFSSPFLPTSEFARAACHRQLGIGADGLLTLSPSDKADFKMTVHNSDGTTALMCGNGIRCAALAAKTWRLAEGPVWRVETESGVYAVEERDGQFRVDMGLPTVERREDGWLAKVGNLHWVWLEHRADFETEAPVKAREHQANAHEAVFVEPFRLRVRTFELGAGFTQACGTGACASVAAWIRSGGEPGEYQVDLPGGSLLIEQNGRGSIYMTGPAVIAYLGSLNSDFRAQRITASL